In Rhizobium gallicum bv. gallicum R602sp, the following proteins share a genomic window:
- a CDS encoding ABC transporter ATP-binding protein, translated as MSISMRNVAWCAGSTMIIDGVSLDVAPGKTLGLLGPNGSGKSSLLRLICRLRQVKSGVIRLGESNISTMARREIAQRIALVEQQATTDADISVKDVVRLGRTPHRGALSPWDRTDEDAVNAALEQVGMAAKALQLWRTLSGGERQRTHIARALAQTPTELLLDEPTNHLDIQHQLELLDLVTTLPITSVIALHDLNLAAMFCDSLAILHGGRVVAAGPPEAVLTEELVLDVFGVRAHIEKSAVHGRHYIQYLTR; from the coding sequence ATGAGCATATCGATGCGCAATGTTGCCTGGTGCGCCGGCAGCACAATGATCATCGATGGCGTCAGCCTTGATGTTGCGCCGGGCAAGACGCTTGGTCTGCTCGGACCCAATGGCTCTGGCAAGTCGAGCCTGCTGCGTCTCATCTGCCGGCTGCGACAGGTCAAGAGCGGCGTCATCAGACTGGGCGAGAGCAATATCAGCACAATGGCGCGTCGCGAGATTGCCCAGCGTATCGCACTGGTCGAACAGCAGGCGACAACCGATGCGGACATTTCGGTAAAGGATGTTGTCCGCCTCGGGCGAACACCGCATCGAGGCGCGCTCTCGCCCTGGGACAGGACGGACGAGGACGCCGTCAATGCGGCTCTCGAACAGGTCGGCATGGCGGCCAAGGCCTTACAGCTTTGGCGCACGCTGTCAGGTGGGGAGCGTCAGCGCACGCACATCGCCCGCGCCCTTGCGCAAACGCCCACCGAACTGCTGCTTGATGAACCGACCAATCATCTCGACATCCAGCATCAGTTGGAGCTGCTTGACCTCGTCACGACGCTTCCGATCACCAGCGTCATCGCATTGCATGATCTCAATCTGGCGGCAATGTTCTGCGATAGCCTGGCCATCCTGCATGGCGGCCGCGTGGTTGCTGCCGGGCCGCCCGAAGCGGTTCTGACCGAAGAGCTCGTTCTAGATGTATTCGGAGTTCGGGCTCACATCGAAAAGTCGGCGGTTCACGGCAGGCATTACATCCAATATCTCACCCGTTAA
- a CDS encoding FecCD family ABC transporter permease, translating into MAGLTLAIGLAVSIGEIVIPLRTIAEAIANRMFGTSFAIKPIHEGIIWDYRLSRALVSASSGAALAMTGAMLQALLRNPLAEPYVLGISAGASTGAVAIMILGIGSGVLTLSTGAFFGAVAAFGLVSLLAAGAGGGADRILLAGVAGSQLFNALTSYIVTTSANAEQARGIMFWLLGSLSGVRWTDVLLVTPIAGGGFVICMLHARVLDAFAFGTDSAAALGVPVRRVRLTLLGLTAVMTAAVVSIVGSIGFVGLVIPHAARFLVGPAHERLLPATALIGAIFMVLADIVSRTIIPQQVLPIGVVTALFGAPVFALILYKARRPV; encoded by the coding sequence ATGGCTGGACTGACCTTGGCAATAGGCCTCGCCGTATCGATCGGCGAAATCGTCATACCGCTGCGGACGATTGCGGAAGCTATTGCCAACCGAATGTTCGGCACCTCCTTCGCAATCAAGCCGATCCATGAGGGTATCATCTGGGACTATCGACTGAGCCGCGCCCTGGTCTCTGCAAGTTCCGGCGCGGCTCTTGCGATGACGGGCGCCATGCTGCAGGCCCTGCTTCGCAATCCGCTTGCCGAACCTTATGTGCTTGGCATTTCGGCGGGCGCCTCGACCGGCGCGGTCGCCATCATGATCCTCGGCATCGGGTCCGGTGTGCTGACGCTTTCTACCGGCGCTTTTTTCGGCGCGGTGGCAGCCTTCGGTCTCGTCTCGCTTTTGGCCGCAGGCGCAGGCGGCGGCGCCGACCGGATCCTCCTGGCAGGCGTTGCCGGTTCGCAGCTCTTCAATGCGTTGACCTCCTATATCGTCACGACCTCGGCCAATGCCGAGCAGGCAAGGGGTATCATGTTTTGGTTGCTCGGGAGCCTCAGCGGCGTGCGCTGGACGGATGTTTTGCTCGTTACCCCCATTGCCGGCGGCGGCTTTGTGATCTGCATGCTTCACGCACGTGTGCTGGATGCCTTTGCCTTCGGTACGGACTCTGCCGCAGCGCTCGGCGTACCGGTACGGCGCGTGCGTCTTACCCTTCTTGGTCTGACGGCCGTGATGACCGCTGCCGTCGTCAGCATCGTCGGTTCGATCGGCTTCGTTGGTCTTGTCATTCCGCATGCGGCGCGCTTTCTGGTGGGTCCGGCTCACGAGCGGTTACTGCCGGCAACTGCGTTGATCGGGGCGATCTTCATGGTACTTGCCGATATCGTCTCGCGCACGATCATCCCGCAGCAGGTGCTTCCAATTGGCGTGGTCACGGCACTTTTCGGCGCGCCTGTCTTTGCCCTCATCCTCTACAAGGCAAGGAGGCCGGTATGA